From the Glutamicibacter halophytocola genome, the window GCCCAGCAGCATTTGATGGATGCCCAGGACCGCGACTTCCTCTTTGTCTCCGGGGAAGTGGGCATCGGCGGCGGCTTGATTATCGATGGTGAACTATTTGTCGGGCCCCAGGGCCATGCAGGCGAGCTCGGCCATGTGGTGATCGCCCCCGACGGCAAAGCCTGCAGCTGCGGAGGACGCGGATGCCTGGAAACCGTGGCCGGACAGGAAGCCATTTTGGCCGCCGCCAATCTCGGTTCCGCAGCAGATAGGATTTCGCGGCAGGAGCGGATGAGCCAGCTCTGCCAAGCACTGGAAACTGGTACCGAGCCCGCGGTGAGCGCCGTGGCCGAGGCCGGAAAATCCTTGGGAATCGCCGTGGCCTCGGCCCTGCGCCTGTACAACGTTTCCACCGTGGTCTTTGGCGGGCACTTTGCCGCCCTGGAGCAGTGGTTGCACCCCGCCATGGAGGCTGGGCTCCAAGCGCACGCGCCGAGCATTGCCGGGCAAGCCCGGTTGCTGTGCTCGCCGCTGGGCCAAACCGGTGCGCTGGCCGGGGCCGCGCGCAGCGTGGTCGGGGACCTGCTGGAGGCCCCGCACCTGCTGGTGGATTAAGGAGTGCCGACCGGCTGCTGAAGTTCGGTCACCCAATCCGCCTGGTCGTCGGACACAGCACGCACGTAGACTTCGCGGCACGGACCGGTAGGCACCAAACCACGGGCGAGGACTTCTTCGTGCACGGCCTGCCAGCTTTCATGGATGGTGTCCATCGAGCCAAGGTGCACTCCGCAGATGGCTTCGGACACCGCGGGAAGCTCGATGATTTCGACATCGGCCAGGCTTTGGGCGCTCGTGGCGTATCCGGCAATGACCTCCACTCCATCCTCGGTGCCGTTGTATTGCGCAATGGGCGTGGCAAGGCTTTGGCCCTGAATGGACTGCGCGATTCTGTCGAAGAGCGGGCCGATGCGTCCGGCGATTTCAGGCTGCTCGGCCACCGTGAAGCGGCCGGCCGCCAAGCGCACCGCGGGCAGTGGCTTGTGGATGATTTCAATGTGAGACATGAGGTTCTCCTTGGAGATCAGTTGCAGACGCCGCTGTACATCGGCCAAGCGCTGCGTGGCCAGCTGGTGCTCGGCCTCGACCTGCGCCTGGCGAATGTGCAAAAGTTCGGCTATTTTTCCTGCGGTGGCTCCCTGGTCCAGGATCAAAGAAATCTCTTCGAGCCCGAATCCCAAATCGCGCAGGGCAACGATCTGATGCAAACGCTGAAGCTGGGAGGGATCGTAGGAGCGATAGCCGCTAAACGGGTCCACGTGGGCGGGGGGTGAGCAGGCCGGCAGTATCCCAATGCCGCAACATGCGGTGGGTGACCTGGCCGATCTGGGCAAACATCCCGATGGATAACATTCTTCAGTTCTCCGCCCTCACACTGTGTCAGGGTCAATTCCTGGCTGGAATCCATTGTTGCACCGCGAGCGCTGCCTCGGGGGGCAAGTCGAAAGGAAGGCAACGGATATCAATTGCAGGGTATTGCTGGGCCTTTGGACGTTACACCCGTGGAGGATAGTCTTCGAGGGTGAATACTTCTCAAGCCACCCTGCGCAGCTTCAATCTGGCGCGAATACTTTGGGCGCTGGTCACCTTGGCGGCGATCGTGGCAACCTACGCGGACACCGCCTCGAGGGGTCCGGTGCAGCCGATGAATTTCTTTGGATACTTCACCATACAGTCAAATGCGCTCGTAGTCGCCGTGGGGCTTGTTGCCGGGGTTGCCGGGCTGGTGAAAGCGGAGCGGGTGCCTCGCTGGGTTGTTGGCCTGCGCGCCCTTGTGTGCGTGTGCATGGTCGTAGTCGGACTGATTTACCTCACCCTATTGGCACCGCTGGGCGCGGCCGGTGGAGTGCCGCTTCCCTGGGCCAATTGGGTGATGCATATTCTCGGGCCGCTGTTCGTCCTGGGAGATTGGCTTTTGGCCAAGGACCGTATGGCCTTGCCATATAGCGCAGTGTTCTTGATCCTGATTTACCCGCTGCTGTGGACCGGGGCCGTTCTGGTGCGCGGAGCCACCGATGGATGGGTTCCCTACCCGTTCCTCAATCCGGACCAGGGGTATGGCGTGATCAGCGTGTACGTGGTCTCCATTGCGGTGCTCTTCACGGGAATTGCGGTTCTGGTCGTCGCATATGGCCGCCGCGGACGACACCGCGACGCACAGCTCGAGATTCACTAATCGTTTCGGTAAACTTTGGTCGTAAGAGCCCCTAACTCTTGCAACGAACCTTCGGGTTTCAGTGAGCAGGACAGGGGCATATTTTTTGCCCGGCACCGTGCCGGGACGGCGCTAAGCACGCCGTAACCACTGCTTTAAGCAAGGGGGAGGATCCCATGCCAGCAATCGTGATCGTCGGAGCCCAATGGGGCGATGAGGGTAAAGGAAAAGCCACCGACCTGCTCGGCGGCAAGGTCGACTACGTAGTCAAGCCAAATGGCGGCAACAACGCCGGGCATACCGTGGTCGTCGGCGGCGAGAAGTACGAGCTCAAGCTCCTTCCAGCCGGCATCC encodes:
- a CDS encoding MerR family transcriptional regulator, with protein sequence MDPFSGYRSYDPSQLQRLHQIVALRDLGFGLEEISLILDQGATAGKIAELLHIRQAQVEAEHQLATQRLADVQRRLQLISKENLMSHIEIIHKPLPAVRLAAGRFTVAEQPEIAGRIGPLFDRIAQSIQGQSLATPIAQYNGTEDGVEVIAGYATSAQSLADVEIIELPAVSEAICGVHLGSMDTIHESWQAVHEEVLARGLVPTGPCREVYVRAVSDDQADWVTELQQPVGTP
- a CDS encoding MerR family DNA-binding transcriptional regulator, translating into MLSIGMFAQIGQVTHRMLRHWDTAGLLTPRPRGPV
- a CDS encoding Pr6Pr family membrane protein, translated to MNTSQATLRSFNLARILWALVTLAAIVATYADTASRGPVQPMNFFGYFTIQSNALVVAVGLVAGVAGLVKAERVPRWVVGLRALVCVCMVVVGLIYLTLLAPLGAAGGVPLPWANWVMHILGPLFVLGDWLLAKDRMALPYSAVFLILIYPLLWTGAVLVRGATDGWVPYPFLNPDQGYGVISVYVVSIAVLFTGIAVLVVAYGRRGRHRDAQLEIH